One Paenarthrobacter aurescens TC1 DNA window includes the following coding sequences:
- the betA gene encoding choline dehydrogenase (identified by match to protein family HMM PF00732; match to protein family HMM PF05199): MAENQTHRADYVVVGAGSAGSVVVRRLLDAGNTVHVVEAGSVDADPNIHSPQGWPLLLTGANDWAVMTTPQKHANNRSLYWPRGRVLGGSSSLNGMIYIRGHKNDYDSWAANGAEGWSWDEVLPLFKKSEDHADGASEFHGKGGPLHVERIAERHPVAQAFVDAAKALGHMETEDFNGIQMTGVGFNHTTTKDGRRASAWQSFVAPVLDHANLKVTTDAVVTRIVVDGGRATGVEYHVDGEVLRAEGGAEVIISAGAIGSPKLLLLSGIGPSGQLRELGIDSVVDLPGVGENLHDHLLAGNIYETKEPLVAGRHNLLESQLYAHSNQTDEEAPDLQPLFLHLPYPTDGGAAPEHGYTIAPGIVRPRSRGSLRLASADPAAAPLVDPNILADEYDVEALVDAIVLCREIGQQDAFAPFRKSEFTPGPAMQTRDQVREFARQVAGTYHHQVGTCKMGVDDLSVVDPQLRVRGIDGLRVADASIIPFVPSGNTNAPSIMIGEKAAGLILGA, translated from the coding sequence ATGGCTGAAAACCAAACCCATCGTGCGGACTACGTGGTGGTCGGCGCAGGCTCGGCCGGAAGTGTGGTTGTCCGCCGTTTGCTCGACGCCGGAAACACCGTCCACGTTGTCGAGGCCGGATCGGTGGACGCCGATCCCAACATCCACAGTCCCCAAGGGTGGCCGCTGCTGCTGACCGGCGCCAACGATTGGGCGGTCATGACCACTCCGCAGAAGCACGCCAACAACCGCAGCCTGTACTGGCCGCGCGGCAGGGTCCTTGGCGGCAGCAGCTCGCTCAACGGCATGATCTACATTCGCGGACACAAGAACGACTACGACTCCTGGGCTGCCAACGGAGCGGAGGGCTGGTCCTGGGACGAGGTCCTGCCGTTGTTCAAGAAATCCGAGGACCACGCGGACGGCGCCAGCGAATTCCATGGCAAGGGCGGGCCGCTGCACGTTGAACGGATCGCCGAGAGGCACCCGGTTGCCCAGGCTTTCGTGGACGCGGCCAAGGCACTCGGCCATATGGAAACCGAAGACTTCAACGGAATCCAGATGACAGGCGTCGGGTTCAACCACACCACTACCAAAGACGGCAGGCGCGCCAGTGCGTGGCAGAGTTTCGTGGCCCCGGTGCTGGACCACGCAAACTTGAAGGTCACCACAGACGCCGTGGTGACGCGGATCGTCGTCGACGGCGGACGCGCCACCGGCGTCGAATATCACGTCGACGGTGAGGTGCTTCGTGCGGAAGGGGGCGCTGAGGTGATCATCAGCGCCGGCGCTATTGGCTCCCCGAAGCTCCTGCTGCTCTCCGGTATTGGTCCCTCCGGGCAGCTGAGGGAGCTGGGGATCGACTCGGTGGTGGACTTGCCCGGGGTCGGCGAGAACCTCCACGACCATTTGTTGGCGGGCAACATCTACGAGACGAAGGAACCCTTGGTGGCCGGCCGGCACAACCTCCTGGAAAGCCAGCTCTATGCCCACAGCAATCAGACGGACGAAGAAGCGCCGGACCTGCAACCGCTCTTCCTCCACCTGCCCTATCCAACAGACGGCGGGGCTGCTCCCGAGCACGGCTACACCATTGCGCCGGGGATTGTTCGCCCCCGGTCGCGTGGCTCTTTGCGGTTGGCCTCGGCTGATCCGGCTGCGGCCCCACTGGTGGATCCGAACATCCTGGCGGATGAGTATGACGTTGAAGCGCTGGTGGACGCGATCGTTCTGTGCCGCGAGATCGGCCAGCAGGATGCGTTTGCCCCGTTCCGGAAGTCAGAGTTCACGCCCGGCCCTGCCATGCAAACCCGGGATCAGGTCCGGGAGTTTGCCCGCCAGGTCGCCGGAACGTACCACCACCAGGTTGGCACCTGCAAGATGGGCGTGGACGACCTCTCGGTGGTGGATCCGCAGCTCCGGGTCCGCGGAATCGATGGGCTCCGGGTGGCAGATGCGTCCATCATTCCGTTTGTGCCCAGCGGCAACACGAACGCCCCGTCCATCATGATCGGGGAGAAGGCGGCGGGGCTGATCCTGGGCGCGTAA
- a CDS encoding hypothetical protein (identified by Glimmer2; putative), with protein MKRCPSWSGHAGRYEYLYSEGECPKAFLNAREKLDASVKPQCIPTADTGRVCRSGSTRSARHFSNRWRRSIKAIGLGEGLGAEFFTWLFGDGTGHVGSPLK; from the coding sequence TTGAAGCGCTGCCCAAGCTGGTCGGGTCACGCTGGCCGGTACGAGTACCTGTACTCCGAAGGCGAATGCCCGAAAGCGTTTTTGAACGCCCGCGAGAAGCTGGATGCGTCGGTGAAGCCCCAATGCATCCCGACGGCGGACACCGGCCGCGTCTGCAGGAGCGGGTCCACGAGGTCGGCGCGGCACTTCTCCAACCGCTGGCGGCGCAGCATCAAAGCGATCGGTCTTGGTGAGGGCCTTGGTGCTGAATTCTTCACGTGGCTGTTTGGCGATGGCACCGGTCACGTCGGCTCTCCTTTGAAATGA
- a CDS encoding hypothetical protein (identified by Glimmer2; putative), whose product MVTFRVLGSAVGYVRSSLTDLLGVLSDAVAPQRVRFDDGTPVAGVPPPDAPVTVHAVTLNRVGRSRRDGPVLDLELRVAVECHGPDQLDTMEKLLLAVERHSQYSVVSTGEFRPEEYSGAIRQGLGFLVRIPVALRFEEPSGPPVLEPLIAKAGIARRIHGRLVDAHNKGIPDAYIHAHSSATAVVSDATGHFEVLASTDELQHFAVAVRGTEREVSASTSSLPVIIRWT is encoded by the coding sequence GTGGTCACCTTTCGAGTTCTGGGTTCTGCCGTGGGCTATGTGCGTTCGTCGTTGACCGACCTTCTCGGGGTGCTTTCGGACGCCGTCGCTCCCCAGCGCGTCAGGTTCGACGACGGCACCCCCGTTGCCGGTGTTCCCCCACCCGACGCTCCAGTCACCGTCCATGCCGTCACGTTGAACCGTGTGGGCAGGTCCCGCCGCGACGGCCCGGTCCTGGATTTGGAACTCCGGGTCGCAGTTGAATGCCATGGTCCCGACCAGCTGGACACCATGGAAAAGCTGCTTCTGGCTGTGGAACGCCACAGCCAATACTCCGTGGTCTCCACGGGTGAATTCCGTCCGGAAGAATACTCCGGCGCCATCCGGCAAGGACTGGGCTTCCTTGTCCGCATCCCTGTTGCCCTCCGCTTCGAAGAACCTTCAGGACCTCCCGTCCTGGAGCCACTCATCGCCAAGGCGGGCATTGCCCGCCGAATCCACGGCCGCCTGGTGGACGCCCACAACAAAGGCATCCCCGACGCCTATATTCACGCCCATTCCTCCGCCACGGCCGTGGTCAGTGATGCCACCGGCCATTTTGAGGTCCTGGCCTCGACGGATGAACTCCAGCATTTTGCAGTGGCTGTCCGGGGCACCGAAAGGGAAGTCTCAGCCAGCACCAGCAGCCTGCCGGTCATCATCCGGTGGACCTGA
- a CDS encoding putative phage tail sheath family protein (identified by match to protein family HMM PF04984) translates to MANYQAPGVYVQEVPSGARAIGQVNTSIAGFVGLAPNRNALVDELRVLDNWTQFVDQYVGNAAAGTPLSNAVYGFFSNGGSRCYVVNIGPDGSLTGTAAKPTGLTLFEAVDDISMVAAPGYADAESYAALQAHVEHPLRQDRMAIMDTVEKLDDVGALTRAATSGVPEAAASSDEGATPDADSDSDAEDTGDAPEETDDGDQEDLGAPQSPGGYTALYYPWIVMLDPVSGKKVTQPPSGHIAGVWARVDATRGVHKAPANEPIQGAIDLVRRVSRGEQEVLNPAGVNCIRYFPGEGIRIWGARTKAPEASEYRYVNVRRLTNMIKESVADGTRWVVFEPNDHTLWKSIRRDIGAFLTNVWRDGALLGTTPQQAFFVKCDEETNPPEVRDAGQVVTLIGIAPVKPAEFVIFKLMQSADNTSETESAGA, encoded by the coding sequence ATGGCGAACTATCAGGCGCCGGGCGTTTATGTACAGGAAGTGCCCAGTGGCGCACGCGCAATAGGGCAGGTCAACACCAGCATCGCCGGGTTCGTCGGCCTAGCCCCGAACCGGAACGCTTTGGTTGACGAGCTGCGGGTTTTGGACAACTGGACCCAGTTCGTGGACCAATACGTTGGCAACGCGGCAGCGGGCACACCGCTTTCGAACGCTGTATACGGCTTCTTCTCCAACGGAGGAAGCCGTTGCTATGTGGTGAACATCGGTCCAGACGGCAGCCTGACGGGGACAGCGGCGAAGCCCACCGGGCTCACGCTGTTTGAGGCAGTGGACGACATCTCCATGGTGGCCGCCCCCGGCTACGCGGACGCGGAATCGTACGCGGCACTGCAAGCGCACGTTGAACACCCCCTCCGCCAGGACCGGATGGCGATTATGGACACCGTGGAGAAACTGGACGACGTCGGTGCACTCACCCGGGCAGCGACGTCGGGAGTTCCTGAAGCTGCTGCGTCTTCGGACGAAGGCGCGACGCCGGACGCTGACTCGGATAGCGACGCTGAAGACACCGGGGACGCACCGGAGGAGACGGACGACGGCGACCAGGAGGACCTCGGTGCCCCACAATCCCCCGGCGGCTACACGGCACTGTATTACCCGTGGATCGTGATGCTCGATCCTGTGTCCGGCAAAAAGGTGACTCAACCGCCGTCGGGCCATATTGCCGGTGTGTGGGCGCGGGTTGACGCCACCCGCGGCGTCCACAAGGCGCCCGCCAACGAGCCCATCCAAGGCGCAATTGACCTTGTGCGGCGCGTGAGTCGCGGCGAGCAAGAGGTCCTGAACCCTGCCGGCGTGAACTGCATCCGCTATTTCCCGGGCGAGGGGATCCGAATTTGGGGAGCGCGGACTAAGGCACCAGAGGCGAGTGAATACCGCTACGTGAATGTCCGGCGGCTGACCAACATGATCAAGGAATCCGTGGCCGACGGCACGCGCTGGGTGGTGTTCGAGCCCAACGACCACACGTTGTGGAAGTCGATCCGCCGCGACATCGGAGCATTCCTGACCAACGTCTGGCGGGATGGAGCACTGCTCGGGACCACTCCTCAACAAGCGTTCTTCGTGAAGTGCGACGAAGAAACAAACCCGCCAGAGGTCCGCGACGCCGGCCAAGTGGTCACGTTGATAGGGATTGCGCCCGTAAAACCTGCCGAATTCGTCATCTTCAAGCTCATGCAGTCGGCAGACAACACCAGCGAGACAGAGAGCGCAGGAGCATGA
- a CDS encoding conserved hypothetical protein (identified by match to protein family HMM TIGR02241): MTTPTPAAQPGNVVDPYRAYNFKLVIQGVVQGHFTKVEGLGLKIHRILYRSGGENSTVRVIPGQVEYTPVTLKYGLTDSTEMLQWLFKAVDGKVERRNVSIAMLNDAGSVEVRRWNLLGAWPCDWFGAPLDALGKDLAIESLSIAYDRLELDDARAPVA, translated from the coding sequence ATGACAACCCCGACACCTGCCGCCCAGCCCGGCAACGTGGTGGACCCGTACCGGGCTTACAACTTTAAGCTCGTGATTCAAGGAGTAGTCCAAGGCCATTTCACCAAGGTTGAGGGCCTGGGCCTAAAGATCCACCGCATCCTCTACCGCTCTGGCGGCGAGAACAGCACCGTCCGGGTCATCCCCGGCCAGGTGGAATATACGCCGGTGACCTTGAAATACGGGCTCACGGATTCCACCGAAATGCTCCAATGGCTGTTCAAGGCCGTGGACGGAAAAGTGGAGCGCCGCAACGTCTCCATCGCGATGCTCAACGACGCAGGATCCGTGGAAGTACGGCGCTGGAACTTGCTGGGCGCCTGGCCATGCGACTGGTTTGGCGCGCCCCTTGACGCTTTGGGTAAGGACCTCGCCATCGAATCACTGAGCATCGCGTACGACCGCCTGGAGCTCGACGATGCCCGCGCTCCCGTCGCCTGA
- a CDS encoding hypothetical protein (identified by Glimmer2; putative): MGVFGSHSMPRKIVPGAQVLFAGLHQPCLPKPFPCRIRPPLQRHPLLGLFYACGLVTEAQSRPHNRFGQARHRPMSGLLCTPCLPMSAQSRPRNGPPCCGFALFCQDPVRSHAPTLRGPTCVVRAQQRAQSGPRNTSTQAKHNPLRGPTCVLRAQQRAQSGPPNTSNSSPNPNLRGTQASSETTHPPSPSTARGLNSCRAQSPESLPPRNPWKMSSPAKPGSTTNTWRSDMERVAFLIEDTGEHLGCLLNPETVVMQRSAGVEPRRSAGGKLSGSGLADDPLLFTGGGHTELRLDLLFDVDLAPASLHAQDVRQMTRPIWALAENSSEVERQRRPPSVRFVWGRAWNVPGIVTEVAERFDRFAPDGSPLRSWMRMVFVRVGQAADEEGGENYELALRLPAVDLTAPPVDTLPVTGDGSTDRDALMSDGGELLPEVPPAELGRLSVEAFGTPLLWKLLLEYNNIDNPARFNGPLAVPPMGDTP, from the coding sequence TTGGGCGTTTTTGGGTCGCACTCCATGCCCCGCAAAATAGTCCCCGGGGCGCAGGTCCTGTTCGCCGGACTTCACCAACCCTGCCTCCCGAAACCCTTCCCCTGCAGAATACGCCCGCCCCTTCAGCGCCACCCGTTGTTAGGCCTGTTCTACGCGTGTGGGCTCGTTACAGAAGCGCAGAGCAGGCCCCACAACAGATTCGGCCAAGCGAGGCACCGTCCCATGTCAGGCCTGCTTTGCACCCCTTGCCTCCCCATGAGCGCGCAGAGCAGGCCCCGCAACGGACCCCCGTGTTGCGGCTTCGCCCTGTTCTGCCAGGATCCCGTCCGGTCACACGCACCAACCTTGCGAGGCCCGACCTGCGTGGTTCGGGCACAACAGAGGGCGCAGAGCGGGCCCCGCAACACAAGCACCCAGGCGAAACACAACCCGTTGCGAGGCCCGACCTGCGTGCTTCGGGCACAACAGAGGGCGCAGAGCGGGCCCCCCAACACAAGCAACTCCAGCCCAAACCCGAACCTCAGGGGCACCCAAGCGTCGTCGGAAACCACACACCCGCCCAGCCCATCAACGGCACGTGGCCTGAACTCATGCCGCGCCCAAAGCCCGGAAAGCCTGCCCCCACGCAACCCGTGGAAAATGTCATCGCCCGCCAAGCCCGGCTCCACGACGAACACCTGGCGGTCTGACATGGAACGTGTCGCTTTCCTGATCGAGGACACGGGGGAACATCTCGGCTGCCTGCTGAACCCGGAAACGGTGGTGATGCAGCGATCGGCCGGTGTTGAGCCGCGAAGGAGTGCCGGCGGCAAACTGAGCGGCAGCGGATTGGCGGACGACCCCCTGCTCTTCACAGGCGGCGGCCACACGGAGCTGCGACTGGACCTGCTGTTCGACGTCGACCTCGCGCCGGCGTCGCTCCATGCACAGGACGTGCGGCAAATGACCCGCCCCATCTGGGCGCTCGCGGAGAACAGCTCCGAAGTCGAAAGGCAGCGCAGGCCGCCGTCGGTCCGGTTTGTGTGGGGCCGTGCCTGGAACGTACCGGGCATCGTGACGGAGGTGGCGGAGCGTTTCGACCGGTTCGCCCCGGATGGATCCCCGCTCAGATCCTGGATGCGCATGGTCTTCGTCAGGGTGGGACAGGCTGCCGACGAGGAAGGCGGCGAAAACTACGAACTCGCCCTGCGTCTCCCCGCCGTTGACTTGACCGCCCCACCCGTGGACACGCTCCCAGTGACCGGCGACGGCAGCACAGACCGGGATGCGCTGATGTCCGACGGCGGCGAGCTGCTTCCCGAGGTCCCCCCGGCTGAGCTGGGGCGATTGTCCGTGGAAGCGTTCGGCACACCCCTGCTGTGGAAGCTGCTCCTGGAGTACAACAACATCGACAATCCCGCCCGCTTCAATGGGCCGCTCGCAGTCCCGCCCATGGGTGATACCCCATGA
- a CDS encoding putative phage-related protein: MRQLQGLPELIVTLGRRRLSTAETAAIVSVQVLSSLARPAQCLISWRPGPGSTAAARGGVDPAPGDALRVELGGQRTPLFVGEVTVVEYSYGADLGQEIRIRAYDALHRLRKRQFTRLHNDVDLAGLARKLCEGTGLDVVGGGDRLGQVYQCARTDLSLLVQQSARVGAYPVVHDGVLRLTGLDGEGEPLELTLGATLHSADIELSQEPAYAGAKTNGWRSDDASIHQAETTSSDAKAQVAADPALASVGAGGDLRRDNEVLDSGALADGLAKAELDTKMAGQVTAVLVAEGNPRLRAGGRVRIKGVAPSIEGTYLIASASHRLDGTGYETTLTTRPPSSVPERRPDIFTLGMVTDMDDPEARGRVRVRLPAYPDLETNWAPVLTAGAGPGKGLVVPPAPGDNVLVLLPATDPAQAIILGGLYGSEQTPDSRVGTERDSRYTFRSADGQQIMLDGGARTISFTDGHGSSVELGPDRFRITAATDLVLEAPGQAMKIRAKSVDFEEA, encoded by the coding sequence ATGAGGCAGCTCCAGGGCTTACCGGAACTCATCGTCACCCTGGGCCGGCGCAGGCTCAGCACGGCCGAGACCGCTGCAATAGTTTCCGTCCAGGTACTCAGCTCACTCGCACGCCCGGCCCAGTGCCTCATCAGTTGGCGTCCCGGCCCCGGAAGCACAGCGGCAGCAAGGGGAGGCGTCGATCCAGCACCGGGTGACGCCCTCAGGGTGGAACTTGGCGGCCAGCGGACGCCGCTCTTTGTTGGCGAGGTGACCGTAGTGGAGTACAGCTACGGCGCAGACCTCGGACAGGAAATCCGAATCAGGGCCTACGATGCCCTGCACCGACTGAGGAAGCGCCAATTCACCCGGCTGCACAATGACGTGGACCTCGCCGGGCTCGCCCGGAAGCTCTGTGAAGGCACCGGGCTGGACGTGGTGGGCGGCGGAGATCGGCTCGGCCAGGTGTACCAGTGCGCTCGGACCGACCTCAGCCTCCTCGTGCAACAAAGCGCCCGGGTGGGGGCCTACCCTGTGGTGCACGACGGCGTCCTCAGGCTCACAGGACTCGACGGCGAAGGCGAACCGTTGGAGCTAACCCTCGGAGCCACGCTTCATTCCGCGGACATCGAACTCAGCCAAGAGCCGGCATATGCAGGAGCCAAGACCAACGGCTGGCGCAGCGACGACGCCTCCATCCACCAAGCCGAGACAACAAGTAGCGACGCCAAAGCCCAAGTCGCAGCCGATCCTGCGCTTGCCAGCGTCGGGGCTGGCGGCGACCTCAGACGGGACAACGAAGTCCTTGACTCAGGGGCGCTGGCCGACGGCTTGGCCAAGGCAGAACTGGACACAAAGATGGCTGGCCAGGTCACGGCCGTCTTAGTCGCCGAAGGCAATCCCCGGCTGAGGGCAGGCGGCCGGGTAAGGATAAAAGGTGTGGCGCCGAGCATCGAGGGAACGTACCTGATCGCGAGCGCCTCTCACCGCTTGGACGGAACAGGCTACGAAACCACCCTGACCACCAGGCCTCCGAGTTCCGTCCCGGAACGGCGTCCGGACATTTTTACCCTCGGGATGGTCACTGATATGGATGATCCCGAAGCCCGGGGGCGCGTCCGGGTCAGGCTCCCCGCCTATCCCGACCTCGAAACCAATTGGGCCCCTGTGCTGACTGCAGGCGCAGGTCCGGGCAAAGGACTCGTTGTCCCGCCGGCGCCCGGAGACAACGTCCTGGTCCTCCTCCCGGCCACCGATCCAGCGCAGGCCATCATCCTCGGCGGGCTGTACGGCAGCGAGCAGACGCCGGACAGCCGGGTCGGCACTGAAAGGGACAGCCGCTACACCTTCCGCAGCGCGGACGGTCAACAGATCATGCTCGACGGCGGTGCCCGCACCATTAGTTTCACGGACGGCCACGGTTCCTCTGTGGAGCTGGGACCGGACAGATTCAGGATCACTGCCGCCACAGACCTGGTCCTTGAAGCCCCGGGCCAAGCCATGAAGATCCGCGCCAAATCCGTCGATTTCGAGGAGGCCTGA
- a CDS encoding hypothetical protein (identified by Glimmer2; putative), which translates to MKILVKVAILRCGHDGKVENVPSQEWVRVKGSPILVDSDPQGRDISMCPHIGINIKPCNKTLPVTKGYSTFITIGGKAVCLDTVEGFTDGTPPGAVKYNVRRPGQTLVGAAS; encoded by the coding sequence ATGAAAATCCTCGTCAAGGTAGCCATACTGCGCTGCGGACACGACGGCAAGGTGGAGAACGTGCCCTCGCAGGAGTGGGTCCGCGTTAAGGGATCCCCCATCCTGGTGGACAGCGATCCCCAGGGCCGGGATATCAGCATGTGCCCGCATATCGGCATCAACATCAAGCCCTGCAACAAGACCCTGCCGGTAACCAAGGGCTATTCAACGTTCATCACGATTGGCGGTAAGGCGGTCTGCCTGGACACTGTGGAGGGCTTCACGGACGGCACGCCCCCGGGCGCGGTCAAGTACAACGTCCGCAGGCCCGGGCAAACGCTCGTGGGAGCCGCTTCATGA
- a CDS encoding putative phage-related protein (identified by match to protein family HMM PF04965) codes for MSAPRYKSVAFIHPDFDATAGSPGLRLTASGMLATVTDAASVRQALLLLLSTRPGERVNRPTYGCHLFRLAFAPADDTTAGLAIHYVARAVEQWERRITVLSVDASRSQESPEMLEVRLKYRVRTTQLEDQITIALPVESGGAA; via the coding sequence ATGAGCGCCCCGCGATACAAGTCGGTGGCCTTCATCCACCCGGATTTCGACGCTACCGCAGGCAGTCCCGGACTCAGGCTGACGGCGTCGGGCATGCTGGCTACGGTCACGGACGCGGCGTCGGTGAGGCAAGCCCTGCTCCTCCTCCTGAGCACCCGGCCGGGCGAGCGCGTGAACCGCCCAACGTACGGGTGTCATCTCTTCCGCCTGGCGTTCGCGCCGGCCGACGACACCACCGCCGGTCTCGCCATCCACTACGTGGCAAGGGCGGTGGAGCAGTGGGAACGCCGGATCACTGTCCTGTCCGTGGACGCCTCGAGGTCGCAAGAGTCGCCCGAGATGCTGGAGGTCAGGTTGAAGTACCGCGTGCGTACCACCCAGCTTGAGGACCAGATCACCATCGCCCTGCCCGTGGAATCCGGAGGCGCAGCATGA